CACCTCTTTAAAATGTCACTTTAAAAAAGGAATCTTGTCAAAAAGTGAAAAGAATAACAAGCAATGTTAATTAATTCACAATCGATTTATTTCGCAAATTAGTATACCAATTATGTTAAAAAAAATCAATCAAATAAGAGCTAAATTTGCTTATATACTCAAATAAACAGAAATAAATAATATAAATAAAATTATTTAAAAAAAATATTAATTATTTAATGCTGGTTAAATAATAAATAGAAAATATTAGAAATTTTCCGTTAACAAAGGTTAAAATATATAGTGAAATGTGAATCAATTCACACACCCGTTGGGCCCAAAGGGAATGGAAAAATTAAAAATTTTTTAAAGGAGAGAGTGAATTGTATGAATAAAAAAATCCGCGCTCTGCTAACTTGTGCTGTGGGTTTGGCAATTTGGTTTTCCCCAGTACCGACAGGCTTAGATCCAAAAGCTTGGCACTTGTTAGCGATTTTTGTGGCGACAATTATAGGTTTCATCTTGCAGCCACTACCTATTGGTGCACTTGCTTTTGTTAGTGTTACATTATCAGCTCTAACTGGGATTTTAGAAGTTAAAGATGCGTTGGAAGGGTTTGCAAATTCGACAATTTGGCTGATTGTTTCTGCTTTTATATTTGCTATCGGTTTTGTTAAAACAGGTCTGGGATTACGAATTGCTTATTTTTTAATCCGTTTGCTAGGCGATAGTACTTTAAAGTTGGGGTACACATTGGTATTGAGCGATTTAATTATAAGTCCCGCTACACCATCTAATACGGCCCGTGCTGGAGGAGTATTATTTCCGATAGTGCGAAGTCTTGCGGAAGCATTTGGTTCCAAACCGGGAGAGTCTCCCCGTAAGGTGGGAGCATACCTTATGCAAACAGCATATCAAGGGAACGCCATCACGTCAGCCATGTTTTTGACTTCTATGGCTGGCAATCCGCTTATTGCACTTCTTGCTTTGAAAACTCTCAAGATAAATATTACTTGGAATCTTTGGGCAAAAGCAGCAATTATACCTGGGATAATTTCAATTTTAGTAATTCCTTACTTGCTTTATAAAATTTACCCACCAGAAATCAAGAAGACACCTGAGGCTAAAGAAATTGCGGCTAAGGAACTGGCTAAAATGGGAC
This sequence is a window from Carboxydothermus pertinax. Protein-coding genes within it:
- a CDS encoding anion permease, whose protein sequence is MNKKIRALLTCAVGLAIWFSPVPTGLDPKAWHLLAIFVATIIGFILQPLPIGALAFVSVTLSALTGILEVKDALEGFANSTIWLIVSAFIFAIGFVKTGLGLRIAYFLIRLLGDSTLKLGYTLVLSDLIISPATPSNTARAGGVLFPIVRSLAEAFGSKPGESPRKVGAYLMQTAYQGNAITSAMFLTSMAGNPLIALLALKTLKINITWNLWAKAAIIPGIISILVIPYLLYKIYPPEIKKTPEAKEIAAKELAKMGPMKFEEKVLVIVFIGALILWATSQYTNIDATIVAMLGVAAMLVTKVIDWKDVLSEKGAWDTLVWMGALVALAGNLSKLGFIPWFAKNVSSMITGIPWFWAFVILLVVYLYAHYGFASLTAHITAMYAAFASVAVAAGAPPYLIALSLAFMSNLCMSLTHYAAGPSPIYFGAGYVDQGTWWKLGFIVSVVNLFIWVGVGSIWWKALGLW